From Oncorhynchus nerka isolate Pitt River unplaced genomic scaffold, Oner_Uvic_2.0 unplaced_scaffold_10228, whole genome shotgun sequence, one genomic window encodes:
- the LOC115119871 gene encoding leucine-rich repeat serine/threonine-protein kinase 1-like: MGMSDGLVAVYSLMDDMPVEGETYLCSHTLNMTMFGMEDSDPRQRPYPVRSMVLVHSGSQLWYSHGPGLLVIDCRTLQAVHRLDPYDPPSSIQALASSPCLWGDEAVWTLDDHTNTLQLYHAATYQLCATY, encoded by the exons ATGGGGATGTCAGACGGTCTGGTGGCAGTGTACTCTCTAATGGATGACATGCCTGTGGAAGGAGAGACCTACCTGTGTTCTCACACCCTCAATATGACCATGTTTGGGATGGAGGACTCTGACCCCAGACAGAGACCCTACCCAGTCAGGAGCATGGTCCTGGTCCACAGTGGATCCCAG CTGTGGTACTCCCATGGTCCAGGCCTGCTGGTGATCGACTGCCGGACCCTCCAGGCGGTGCATCGTCTGGACCCCTACGACCCACCATCCTCCATACAGGCCCTGGCCTCCAGCCCCTGTCTGTGGGGGGATGAGGCGGTGTGGACCCTGGACGACCACACCAACACCCTGCAGCTGTACCACGCTGCCACCTACCAGCTCTGTGCCACTTACAG